The following nucleotide sequence is from Flavobacterium sp. N1736.
GGGATACACACAGACATAATTTACCGTATGAAACAGATGGCGTTGTAATAAAAGTAAACAGCATTCAGCATCAGGAAGAATTAGGGTATACCGCAAAATCACCACGTTGGGCGATTGCTTATAAATTTAAATCAGAACAGGTTTCAACCAAATTAAATTCAATAACCTATCAGGTTGGGCGTACCGGAGCCATTACGCCGGTTGCTAATTTAGTGCCAGTGCAATTGGCAGGAACCATTGTAAAAAGAGCCTCTTTGCACAATGCAGATCAAATCGAAAAGTTAGATATCAGAATAAATGATACCGTTTTTGTTGAAAAAGGAGGAGAAATAATTCCTAAAATTATAGCTGTAGATTTAGAAAAACGCCCTGAAAATTCAGAAGTAACCCAATATATATCCTATTGTCCGGAATGTCATACCGAATTGGTTAGAAATGTTGGAGAAGCCAATCATTACTGCCCAAATTTTTATGGCTGTCCGCCGCAGATAATTGGACGAATCCAACATTATATTTCAAGAAAGGCAATGGATATTGAAGGTCTTGGCGGTGAAACAGTCGCTTTGCTTTTCAAGAATGGATTAGTGCATAATTATGCCGATTTATACCAGCTAAAAGTAGATGACATTCTTCATTTAGAAAGAATGGCGCAAAAATCAGCCGAAAATCTGGTAAATGGCGTAGAGAAATCAAAAGAAATTCCGTTTCAAAGCGTTCTTTTTGCACTCGGAATTCGTTTTGTTGGCGAAACCGTAGCCAAAAAATTAGCCAAACATTATAAAAATATCGACGCACTAAGTCAGGCATCCTTAATGGATTTGATTTTAGTAGATGAAATAGGCGAGCGAATTGCCAAAAGCGTCATTGAGTTTTTTGAAAATGAAGAAAACAGAAAAATAATTGAACGATTAAAAAGTTACGGCGTTCAGTTTGAAATTGTCGAAAAAGTAAATCCCGATGCAACAGAAAAATTCATTGGAAAAACATTCGTAGTTTCAGGCGTTTTTGAGCAGTTTTCAAGAGACGATTTAAAGAAAACAATCGAAGACAACGGTGGAAAAGTAGGAAGTTCTATTTCTGCAAAAACAGATTTTGTAGTTGCCGGAGATAATATGGGACCAGCCAAATTAGAAAAAGCCACAAAGTTAAATATACCTATATTATCTGAACAGGATTTTATAAACAAACTAAATGAAAGCGAATAAACCGTCGTTGATCTTATACTTTTTAGCCTTGCTGTTTACAATTATTTTCGATTGTATGCAGCATGATGTTTTGGCAGTTTATGCAAAATCCATCGTGCTGCCGGCTATTTTTTTCTATTTTTTAATAAGCAGAGATTATAAAATAGGAAAAACCGAAGCATTGGTTTTCTTATTCTGCTTTGTAGGCCAGGTTTTTGAGCTGATGGATATAGAAATTTCTCCAATAGGTGGCGTATTAAGCTTTCTCGTCGTTTATATGCTGCTTATCAGGATTTTTATAGTAAGTCACGAAAAAATAAAACTGCAAAAAAGAGACGTTTTACCTATCTCAATAGTCGTAATATTTATTGTTTACTTATTGATTTCAGTCTTGAGTTTGCAATCAGATTCCATGAAAAAGTTTAATTTTTTGTATACTTTTTATGGAATCGTTTTAAGCCTTTTAAGTTATTATGCGTTTGTAAACTACATCACAAAAGGTACCTATGTATCTTTTTTAATGAGCTTAATGGCAATCTGTTATATCTTTTCAGACATTTTTTACATTTTCAGCGAATATTTCTCGTACTCCATTGTACTCGTTTTAATTCGTGATATCACACAAATACTCGCCTATTACTTTATGGTAGCCTATTTTATTGAAAAAACAAAATCGTATAAAAAAGTATTATACGATAATTGATTTTCCTTCATTGGTATGCGCTTTATTTTTATCGAAATAAAAATCTATTCGACCTAAATTTATTCCGTAGCAACCCACTTGATTTACCAAAACATTTTCGCCCACTTTGTTTTTCACAATAGTTGGTTTATCTAAAAAAGTATGCGTATGTCCGCCAATAATCAAATCGATATCCTGCGTTAAACCTGCGAATTTTAAATCAGAAATTTTAGAAGAATCCGCATCGCCGTATTTATAACCTAAATGCGAAAGACAAATAACCAAATCGCATTTTTCCTGTTTCTTTAACAATTGCGTCATATCCTGCGCAATTTCTACAGGATCATTATAAACCGTTTCCTTATACATTTGCTTGTCTACCAAACCGGCAAGCTCAATTCCCACACCAAAAACACCTACTTTGATTCCGTTTTTATTGAAAATTTTATAAGGTTTTACAAGCCCGTTCATCACCGTATTCTTAAAATCATAATTTGCATTGATGAACTCAAAAGTAGCGTGAGGCATTTGCGCATATAAACCATCAAGACCGTTATCAAAATCATGATTTCCTATCGTTGAAGCGTCATATTTCATCATGCTCATTAATTTGAACTCAAGTTCACCGCCATAATAATTAAAGTACGGAGTTCCCTGAAAAATATCGCCTGCATCAAGCAAAAGTACATTTGGATTTTCTTTACGAATAGTTTCAATAAGTGCCGCACGGCGAGAAACACCACCTTTATTTGCATTACGAGGATCATCAGCCGGAAAAGGATCAATATGGCTGTGAACATCATTCGTATGCAAAACAGTTAAATGTTTAATATCGTTAGTTTCAAAACTGCTTAATGACAAACCTAAACTTAATAAAGCAGTACTTGCAGCAGTTTTTTCGATAAATTCTCTTCTTTTCATTTTATATATTTTTTTCAGGAACGCTTATAATTTGCTAATGTTTTTTTTTGCCACTGATTAAAAGATTTACACAGATTTTTTTAATTCTTTAATCTTTGGCTAAATTTTTTCTGCACAGAGAAATGATCTGTTTTTAATCTGAATATGTGCTGCCTTTTTATTCTTCTGTAATTCGAATATCTCTTGGAACCGGAATTGTATCAACCTCTTTAAAATAATCAATAAATACATTTCGAAGCTTATAATTCAAATCAAATTTCTGAACACTTTTAGCGAAAAAATTCATGTTATCGCCGCCGTTAGCCAAATAATCATTTGTAGCAACATAATAAACTTTATTAAGGTCAAGAGGTTTTCCCTGAATTAAAATGTTTTTTGGAGTCTTGTCTTTTGCAATTGTAAAAGTCATACCAGACAATGGCTGCGGTTTTTTCTCTTTAATAATATAAGAAGCTATTTCAAGAATCTGATCTCCTTTTAATCCCATTACAACCATACTGTTTTCAAAAGGCATGATTTCAAAAGCATTTCTGCTGGTAACATTTCCTTTGGGTAAAATCGCTCTTATTCCGCCATGATTCAATAAACATAAATCGATACTTTTTTTCTCACGCGCCATAAAAACAAGATTTCCTCTTTCTACGCAAACATCAGCCATTAAATTTCCAATTGTAGTTTGCCATTTTCCCGTACTTTTGTCTAATGTTTCAGGACAATATGCCAAAACACTATCTAAATCTTTATTAATATGCTCTCTGTAAGGTTTAATGAAGTTCTCAATTTCAGGGGTTTGAGACTGTTTTTCGGTTATAGGAAGCTGTTTTCCCTCGATCTTAGTTAAATTGTAGTTTTTATTGCTGCAAGAAACTATAAAAAAAAGTGTTAAGAATATAACAAAAAGTTTTAAAACTCCGTTATACTTTTTTAGTTTTACCATCTTAAATGCGACTTAAATAATTAATTTTGTAATTTGTAAAAGTACTATGTTTTTAAATTATATAAGGGAATTTTTTGTAAAAAAATCATTAAATAATACCTTGCGTAAGGTAAAAAACGAAGTATTTACAAGTAATATACAAACAATTGGATTACTGGTTGATGAGAGTAAATTTAGACATTCTAATGACTTGGTCAATGCGTTAATCGGGCATGGAATTGCACCGCAAAACATAAAAATTGTTACGTATAGAGATAAAATTAAGAAGAAAAAAACATATTCTGAGACTACTTTTGGTAAAAAAGACATCAACTGGAAAGGCGGAATTAAAGTAGATTTTCTAACTGATTTTGTCGAGACAGAATTTGATCTTTTGATTAGTTATTATGAAATCGAAAAACCAATTTTGATGATGATAACAGGCAGATCAAAAGCAAGGTTTAAAGTTGGGTTTGCATCAGTCGACGATAAATTAAATCGATGGATGATAAATACCGATTTAGAGAATTATAAACTTTTCATATCTGAATTGTTTAAGTATTTAAAAAGTATAAAATAAAATAATAAGTAGAATATGCAATCATTAATAGGAACAGGCGTTGCACTTGTAACACCATTTAAAAAAGATTTCTCAATTGACTTTGAAGCATTACAGCGAATAGTTAATTTTTCGATTGATGGAGGAGTGGATTATCTTGTGGTTATGGGTACAACAGCAGAAAATGCGACCCTGACACAAGTTGAAAAAGAACAGGTTATTAATGCTGTAATTGATATTAATAAAGGAAGATTGCCATTAGTATTAGGAGTTGGCGGTAACAATACAATGCAGATTGTAGAAGAATTAAAAACAAGGGATTTTTCTGCTTTTGATGCTATTCTTTCAGTTTCACCTTATTATAATAAACCAACACAAGAAGGAATTTATCAGCATTTTAAAGCAATAGCCGAAGCGTCTCCAATTCCCGTAATTTTATACAATGTACCGGGAAGAACAGCTAGTAACATGTTGCCGGCAACAGTAATACGTCTTGCAAAAGATTTTAGTAATGTTGTAGCAATAAAAGAAGCAGCAGGAGATATGGCGCAGGCGATGCAATTGATAAAAAATGCACCAAAAGATTTTCTTGTAATTTCAGGAGATGATATGATCGCTTTACCAATTGTTTTGGCCGGCGGAGCAGGAGTAATTTCAGTAATCGGGCAAGGTTTTCCTAAAGAATTTTCAGAAATGATTCGTTTAGGACTGAATAAAAAAGTTAGTGAAGCGTTTAAAACACAATACTTTTTATCAGATTGTATCGATATGATTTTTGAGCAGGGAAATCCTGCGGGAATCAAACAAATCTTTCAAGCCCTTGGTATTGCTGAGAACACAGTTCGTTTGCCATTGGTTTCTGTAGACGATTCATTAGCAAAAAGATTAAATGAATTTGTTCAGCACAGTATCAAAGTAGAGCAGGATTAACGGTATTTTAATATACCAAAAAATATTTTGTAGTAGCTAAATTAATAACTAAATTTGCCACCGGAACTTCGGTGTGATTTTGCTTTGGCACAATTGTCTAAGAAATCATAATAAATAAGAAAATGAAAAAAATAGTATCTCTATTAATTGTTGTTGTCCTTTTTTGTTCTTGTAGTGATTACCAAAAAGCATTAAAAAATGATGATGTTGCAGCAAAATTTGAAATAGCAACAAAAATGTACGAGGCAGGAAAATATAACAAGGCGATTCGTCTTTTTGAGCAGTTAGCGTCTACATATAGAGGTAAACCTCAGGCAGAGAAATTATTTTACATGTTTTCTCAGTCTTATTATAAAACAAAACAATATTATTTAGCCGGTTATCAGTTTGAAAGTTTTGTTTCAGGATATCCACGAAGCGAAAAAGTTCAGGAAGCAGCATTTTTAGGAGCCTTTAGTTATTCAAAATTATCTCCGTCTTACAGCTTGGATCAAACAGATACAGTGAAAGCTTTAGAAAAATTACAAGCTTTTATAGATAATTATCCAAATTCAGAATACCTTCCTCAGGCAAATGCAGCTGTACAAATTTTGAACGGCAAGCTTGAGAAAAAAGCATATGAAAATGCAAAAGGATACAACACGATTTCAGATTATAAATCAGCATTAATTGCTTTTGATAATTTTATAGCTGATTTTCCGGGAACACCTTTTAAAGAAGATGCATTGTTCTATAAATACGATTCAGCATACCAATTAGCAATAAATAGTGTTCCTTCAAAAATGCAGGACCGTTTAAACGTTGCAAAAGCAGCTTACAATAACTTAATAAAGTTTAACAGCGCTACAAAATACAAAAAACAGGCAGACGAAATGAACGCCAGAGTTGAAACAGATTTACAAAAATTTACTAAATAAATAAAGTCATGGATTTAAAAAAGACGAATGCTCCTGTAAATACAATAACTTACAACAAAACAGTTATTGAAGAGCCAACAGGAAATGTGTATGAGGCAATTACCATTATGGCTAAAAGAGCAAACCAAATTAATTCTGAAATCAAAAAAGAATTAACTGAGAAATTAGAAGAATTTGCTACTTATAATGACAGTCTTGAAGAAGTTTTTGAAAA
It contains:
- the ligA gene encoding NAD-dependent DNA ligase LigA translates to MSIQETIQALRNELNQHNYNYYVLDNATISDYDFDIKLKELQELENKHPEFFDENSPTQRVGGTVTKNFKTIAHQYRMYSLDNSYSKEDLIDWENRIQRVLGNVDLQYTCELKYDGASISISYENGKLVQALTRGDGFQGDEVTNNIKTIKSVPLQLKGDYPDKFDIRGEIILPYKGFEKMNQELIEIGETPYSNPRNTASGSLKLQDSAEVAKRPLECLLYFVTGNNLPFSTQFEGLESAKKWGFKVPNEAKLVNNMQEVFDFIDHWDTHRHNLPYETDGVVIKVNSIQHQEELGYTAKSPRWAIAYKFKSEQVSTKLNSITYQVGRTGAITPVANLVPVQLAGTIVKRASLHNADQIEKLDIRINDTVFVEKGGEIIPKIIAVDLEKRPENSEVTQYISYCPECHTELVRNVGEANHYCPNFYGCPPQIIGRIQHYISRKAMDIEGLGGETVALLFKNGLVHNYADLYQLKVDDILHLERMAQKSAENLVNGVEKSKEIPFQSVLFALGIRFVGETVAKKLAKHYKNIDALSQASLMDLILVDEIGERIAKSVIEFFENEENRKIIERLKSYGVQFEIVEKVNPDATEKFIGKTFVVSGVFEQFSRDDLKKTIEDNGGKVGSSISAKTDFVVAGDNMGPAKLEKATKLNIPILSEQDFINKLNESE
- a CDS encoding 5'-nucleotidase C-terminal domain-containing protein; protein product: MVKLKKYNGVLKLFVIFLTLFFIVSCSNKNYNLTKIEGKQLPITEKQSQTPEIENFIKPYREHINKDLDSVLAYCPETLDKSTGKWQTTIGNLMADVCVERGNLVFMAREKKSIDLCLLNHGGIRAILPKGNVTSRNAFEIMPFENSMVVMGLKGDQILEIASYIIKEKKPQPLSGMTFTIAKDKTPKNILIQGKPLDLNKVYYVATNDYLANGGDNMNFFAKSVQKFDLNYKLRNVFIDYFKEVDTIPVPRDIRITEE
- a CDS encoding DUF6913 domain-containing protein, which translates into the protein MFLNYIREFFVKKSLNNTLRKVKNEVFTSNIQTIGLLVDESKFRHSNDLVNALIGHGIAPQNIKIVTYRDKIKKKKTYSETTFGKKDINWKGGIKVDFLTDFVETEFDLLISYYEIEKPILMMITGRSKARFKVGFASVDDKLNRWMINTDLENYKLFISELFKYLKSIK
- a CDS encoding outer membrane protein assembly factor BamD — protein: MKKIVSLLIVVVLFCSCSDYQKALKNDDVAAKFEIATKMYEAGKYNKAIRLFEQLASTYRGKPQAEKLFYMFSQSYYKTKQYYLAGYQFESFVSGYPRSEKVQEAAFLGAFSYSKLSPSYSLDQTDTVKALEKLQAFIDNYPNSEYLPQANAAVQILNGKLEKKAYENAKGYNTISDYKSALIAFDNFIADFPGTPFKEDALFYKYDSAYQLAINSVPSKMQDRLNVAKAAYNNLIKFNSATKYKKQADEMNARVETDLQKFTK
- a CDS encoding DNA-directed RNA polymerase subunit omega; protein product: MDLKKTNAPVNTITYNKTVIEEPTGNVYEAITIMAKRANQINSEIKKELTEKLEEFATYNDSLEEVFENKEQIEVSKFYEKLPKPHALAVQEWLDGKTYHRSSNK
- a CDS encoding lysoplasmalogenase family protein is translated as MKANKPSLILYFLALLFTIIFDCMQHDVLAVYAKSIVLPAIFFYFLISRDYKIGKTEALVFLFCFVGQVFELMDIEISPIGGVLSFLVVYMLLIRIFIVSHEKIKLQKRDVLPISIVVIFIVYLLISVLSLQSDSMKKFNFLYTFYGIVLSLLSYYAFVNYITKGTYVSFLMSLMAICYIFSDIFYIFSEYFSYSIVLVLIRDITQILAYYFMVAYFIEKTKSYKKVLYDN
- the dapA gene encoding 4-hydroxy-tetrahydrodipicolinate synthase, which codes for MQSLIGTGVALVTPFKKDFSIDFEALQRIVNFSIDGGVDYLVVMGTTAENATLTQVEKEQVINAVIDINKGRLPLVLGVGGNNTMQIVEELKTRDFSAFDAILSVSPYYNKPTQEGIYQHFKAIAEASPIPVILYNVPGRTASNMLPATVIRLAKDFSNVVAIKEAAGDMAQAMQLIKNAPKDFLVISGDDMIALPIVLAGGAGVISVIGQGFPKEFSEMIRLGLNKKVSEAFKTQYFLSDCIDMIFEQGNPAGIKQIFQALGIAENTVRLPLVSVDDSLAKRLNEFVQHSIKVEQD
- a CDS encoding bifunctional metallophosphatase/5'-nucleotidase gives rise to the protein MKRREFIEKTAASTALLSLGLSLSSFETNDIKHLTVLHTNDVHSHIDPFPADDPRNANKGGVSRRAALIETIRKENPNVLLLDAGDIFQGTPYFNYYGGELEFKLMSMMKYDASTIGNHDFDNGLDGLYAQMPHATFEFINANYDFKNTVMNGLVKPYKIFNKNGIKVGVFGVGIELAGLVDKQMYKETVYNDPVEIAQDMTQLLKKQEKCDLVICLSHLGYKYGDADSSKISDLKFAGLTQDIDLIIGGHTHTFLDKPTIVKNKVGENVLVNQVGCYGINLGRIDFYFDKNKAHTNEGKSIIV